The following are from one region of the Nitrospira defluvii genome:
- a CDS encoding HypC/HybG/HupF family hydrogenase formation chaperone, producing the protein MCLGIPGQIVEINNEQQKLAVVDVGGVRRTVNIACIVDDQHPPESCIGDWVLVHVGFAMSRVDPEEAQRTIELLSQLGEVQAEVQAMRASGQS; encoded by the coding sequence ATGTGTCTCGGAATTCCCGGGCAGATTGTTGAAATCAATAACGAGCAGCAAAAACTCGCAGTGGTCGATGTCGGAGGCGTCAGACGAACGGTGAATATCGCCTGTATCGTGGACGATCAACATCCGCCAGAGTCCTGCATCGGAGATTGGGTCCTGGTCCATGTGGGCTTTGCGATGAGCCGGGTTGATCCGGAGGAGGCTCAGCGGACCATCGAACTCTTGAGCCAGCTGGGAGAAGTGCAGGCCGAGGTTCAAGCCATGCGCGCCTCCGGACAGTCTTGA
- the hypB gene encoding hydrogenase nickel incorporation protein HypB — protein MCTTCGCSDDAAPRLTDVMTGQTIKLRSDAGSHGHDHDHDHHHDRHGDHVHVDGQTIVLQEAVLAKNDRLAERNRGWLQGRHVVALNLVSSPGSGKTTLLEQTIRALRHELPIQVIEGDQATVNDAERIRSTGCRVVQINTGAGCHLEADMVARGLEQLAPAPYSIVMIENVGNLVCPALFDLGEQAKVVVLSVTEGEDKPLKYPHMFRAADVMLLNKIDLLPHLSFDITRCVEYAKSVNPHLEVFLVSAISGEGMQSWYDWLRAQVQALEGAPAC, from the coding sequence ATGTGTACCACATGCGGGTGTTCGGATGATGCCGCGCCGCGGCTGACCGATGTAATGACGGGGCAGACAATCAAGCTTCGATCTGACGCAGGGAGTCATGGACACGACCACGATCATGACCATCATCACGATCGTCATGGAGACCATGTGCACGTGGACGGACAAACCATCGTGCTCCAGGAAGCGGTGCTCGCGAAGAACGATCGCCTGGCTGAACGCAACCGCGGCTGGTTGCAGGGACGGCACGTCGTGGCACTGAATCTGGTCAGTTCGCCCGGTTCCGGGAAAACGACGTTATTGGAGCAGACGATCCGCGCGTTGAGACACGAACTGCCTATCCAGGTCATCGAAGGCGATCAGGCGACCGTGAACGATGCAGAACGAATCCGGAGCACCGGCTGTCGAGTCGTGCAAATCAACACCGGGGCCGGTTGTCATCTCGAAGCGGACATGGTGGCCCGGGGATTAGAGCAGTTGGCTCCGGCGCCGTATTCCATCGTGATGATCGAGAACGTCGGAAACCTGGTGTGTCCTGCACTCTTCGATCTGGGGGAGCAGGCAAAGGTGGTCGTGCTCTCTGTGACAGAAGGGGAGGACAAGCCGCTGAAGTATCCCCATATGTTCCGGGCTGCAGACGTGATGCTGTTGAACAAGATCGATCTTCTGCCGCATCTCTCATTTGATATCACGCGCTGCGTCGAGTACGCGAAGTCGGTCAATCCCCATCTGGAAGTCTTTCTGGTATCCGCGATCTCAGGAGAGGGCATGCAGAGCTGGTATGACTGGCTTCGCGCGCAAGTACAAGCGCTGGAAGGGGCACCTGCATGCTGA
- the hypD gene encoding hydrogenase formation protein HypD, producing the protein MKFIDEFRDPLKAQSLIREIRDLVGQIELCKRRPIGIMEVCGGHTHTIFRYGVNKMLPDEVEFIHGPGCPVCVLPRGRVDDCVALAQRPDVIMTTFGDAMRVTGSKKSLLQAKAEGADVRMVYSPLDALKLAKAHPDREVVFLALGFETTMPSTAFTVLQAQREGISNFSLFCNHITIIPTIKAVLDSPDLQVDAFLGPGHVSMVIGTEPYRFIAERYRKPIVIAGFEPLDILQSVWMVLKQMADGRCEVENQYRRVVPDVGNAQALEAIQTVFELREFFEWRGLGSIDYSGVRMKAPFAGYDAERKFEMPNIKIADPTSCQCGEVLKGVIKPPQCKVFGTSCTPENPLGALMVSTEGACAAYYNYGWIDRESIKPAKVSA; encoded by the coding sequence ATGAAATTTATTGATGAGTTTCGCGACCCCCTCAAGGCCCAATCGTTGATTCGGGAAATTCGCGACCTGGTCGGACAGATCGAACTCTGCAAGAGACGGCCCATAGGAATTATGGAAGTGTGCGGAGGGCATACCCACACGATTTTCCGCTACGGCGTCAACAAGATGCTGCCGGACGAAGTGGAATTCATTCACGGGCCGGGCTGTCCTGTGTGCGTCCTGCCTCGGGGACGTGTCGATGACTGTGTGGCGCTGGCACAACGCCCAGACGTCATCATGACCACCTTTGGGGACGCGATGCGGGTGACCGGATCGAAAAAGAGTTTGCTGCAAGCCAAGGCAGAGGGCGCGGATGTTCGGATGGTGTATTCGCCGTTGGATGCGCTGAAGCTGGCCAAGGCCCATCCCGATCGCGAGGTGGTATTCCTGGCCCTGGGATTCGAGACCACGATGCCGAGCACCGCGTTTACAGTGCTGCAAGCACAACGGGAAGGCATCTCCAATTTCTCCCTGTTCTGTAACCACATTACGATCATTCCCACCATCAAAGCCGTGCTCGATTCGCCCGATCTTCAAGTCGATGCGTTCCTGGGACCCGGCCATGTCAGCATGGTCATTGGCACGGAACCATACCGCTTCATTGCCGAGCGGTATCGGAAACCGATTGTCATCGCCGGCTTTGAGCCGTTGGACATTCTCCAGTCGGTGTGGATGGTGCTCAAGCAGATGGCCGACGGCCGGTGCGAGGTCGAAAACCAATATCGCCGCGTGGTTCCCGATGTGGGGAACGCGCAGGCGCTTGAGGCGATTCAAACCGTGTTCGAATTGCGGGAGTTTTTTGAGTGGCGCGGCTTGGGCTCGATCGACTATTCCGGCGTGCGAATGAAGGCGCCGTTTGCCGGATACGATGCGGAACGTAAGTTCGAGATGCCGAATATCAAAATCGCCGATCCGACCTCGTGCCAATGCGGCGAAGTATTAAAGGGAGTCATCAAGCCGCCGCAATGCAAAGTCTTCGGGACGTCCTGTACGCCGGAGAATCCGCTCGGCGCCTTGATGGTCTCAACCGAAGGAGCCTGTGCCGCCTATTACAACTATGGGTGGATTGATCGAGAGAGTATCAAGCCAGCCAAGGTCTCCGCATGA
- a CDS encoding energy transducer TonB family protein, giving the protein MPAQVQDLSSGTPTARPVARDYGWLQSTLFKRLEQLKRQSRPLLDVSGGKKVLLRVVILEGGDLGELKIERSSGEDRLDQEALRLVQLAFPIPLDYALSRPQVVVRIPISYSLSSD; this is encoded by the coding sequence TTGCCTGCTCAGGTCCAGGATCTATCTTCGGGAACGCCCACCGCTCGACCGGTCGCACGCGACTATGGGTGGTTGCAGAGCACTCTGTTCAAGAGACTTGAACAGCTTAAGCGTCAGTCGCGCCCCCTTCTGGATGTTTCGGGAGGAAAGAAAGTATTGCTGCGAGTGGTCATTCTTGAAGGCGGTGATCTTGGTGAGCTGAAAATAGAACGAAGTTCCGGAGAGGATCGTCTCGATCAGGAGGCTCTGCGCCTGGTGCAGCTGGCCTTTCCCATTCCGTTAGACTACGCCTTGAGTCGACCCCAAGTGGTTGTCCGTATCCCTATCAGCTATAGCCTCTCGTCGGACTGA
- the hypA gene encoding hydrogenase maturation nickel metallochaperone HypA yields the protein MHELSITRNIVAIVNERARGAKVTQVTLEIGQLSPVIPDAIRFCFDVVAKGTLLEGAQLEVIEVPGHGQCRDCGRDVELRHLVARCSCGSSNLVRLSGEELNIKQMVTA from the coding sequence ATGCACGAATTGAGCATTACCCGGAACATCGTCGCGATCGTCAATGAGCGGGCGCGTGGGGCGAAAGTCACGCAAGTCACGCTGGAGATTGGACAATTGAGCCCCGTGATACCCGATGCCATCCGATTTTGTTTCGATGTGGTCGCCAAAGGAACACTCTTGGAAGGGGCGCAACTCGAAGTCATCGAGGTGCCGGGGCACGGTCAATGTCGCGATTGCGGACGCGACGTGGAACTGCGCCATCTGGTAGCCCGTTGCTCCTGCGGTTCCTCAAATCTGGTACGACTGTCCGGTGAAGAACTAAACATCAAACAAATGGTGACAGCCTAA
- a CDS encoding D-sedoheptulose-7-phosphate isomerase, translated as MSSKRVLDNLYPFLQEQTPSSARLDTELLESVRLKAEDSLAVKRAFFTAHGVQVIEAAHAIANVYRRNGRLLTMGNGGSSCDACHIAVEFQHPITAGRPALPAISLDADVAMLTAVGNDVGFEHVFVRQVIAQARAGDGLIGVSTSGNSSNLLRAFEKAKDLGLTTIGLAGGNGGLMAQSAAINHCLVVETDSIHRVQECHVAIYHILWDLVHTLLADDRGMGQPRSGS; from the coding sequence ATGTCGTCAAAACGAGTTCTGGACAACCTTTATCCATTCTTACAAGAGCAAACGCCGTCGTCCGCCCGCCTCGACACGGAATTGCTGGAGTCAGTCCGGCTGAAGGCCGAAGACAGTCTTGCGGTGAAGCGGGCATTCTTCACGGCACACGGAGTCCAAGTGATCGAGGCGGCCCATGCGATTGCGAACGTCTATCGCCGGAATGGGCGGTTGTTGACGATGGGCAACGGTGGATCGAGCTGCGATGCCTGCCACATTGCCGTCGAGTTCCAGCATCCCATCACAGCCGGGCGGCCCGCTCTTCCAGCGATCAGTCTAGATGCCGATGTTGCCATGTTGACCGCTGTTGGCAACGACGTCGGGTTCGAACATGTCTTTGTCCGGCAAGTAATCGCCCAGGCGCGGGCTGGCGATGGATTGATCGGGGTCAGCACCAGCGGCAACTCGTCGAATCTCCTGCGAGCGTTTGAAAAGGCCAAAGATTTGGGACTCACGACCATCGGGTTAGCGGGAGGCAATGGAGGCCTCATGGCGCAGTCAGCGGCCATCAACCACTGTTTAGTTGTCGAAACCGACAGCATCCACCGCGTGCAGGAGTGTCATGTCGCCATCTATCATATCCTGTGGGATCTGGTGCACACCCTTCTGGCTGACGACCGGGGTATGGGGCAACCGCGGAGTGGATCATGA
- a CDS encoding NHL repeat-containing protein, which produces MALSVHLAQSGQRPVAAGEPIIPPPLWAPVGPIIVLGESRDDQGFPLPVVPSPKTLFGPRGCCLVSKDGPLWVADTGHHRLLGWRTCPTANDAEADWVIGQPDFLSEGRNAKRLPGPTTLNVPTGIVAYGTGLAVADAWNHRVLIWRQLPTTSHCPPDLVLGQKNFEDVEINRGCAAPSAETLYWPYGVCCWGDSLIVADTGNRRVLIWFTPPTQNGQAADLVLGQTDFAGKDENAGGAPSARSMRWPHGIARWGNKLCVADAGNNRVMIWNTLPSTCGAESDWILGQTDVAQVDHNGGQYWPHAGSLNMPYGIASAGDWLVVSDTANSRLLGWHVRDLGTGARARALAGQRSFEMKGDNQWGFPTPDTICWPYGVSVCEGMLAIADSGNNRVVIRPMCVEELE; this is translated from the coding sequence ATGGCGCTCTCAGTCCATCTCGCACAGTCCGGGCAGCGCCCTGTTGCTGCCGGAGAACCGATCATTCCTCCGCCCTTGTGGGCACCGGTTGGCCCGATCATTGTGTTAGGGGAGAGTCGAGATGACCAAGGTTTTCCTCTTCCGGTCGTCCCATCGCCAAAAACCCTGTTCGGTCCACGAGGGTGCTGTCTTGTATCGAAGGATGGTCCGCTGTGGGTGGCTGACACCGGTCATCACCGTTTGCTGGGATGGCGGACCTGTCCAACCGCGAACGACGCGGAAGCCGACTGGGTCATCGGTCAACCCGATTTCCTTTCAGAGGGTCGCAACGCAAAACGTCTCCCTGGCCCCACAACCTTGAATGTGCCGACCGGGATTGTCGCCTACGGAACCGGATTAGCGGTGGCGGATGCGTGGAATCACCGGGTGCTGATCTGGCGACAACTTCCAACAACGAGTCATTGTCCTCCTGACCTTGTGCTGGGCCAGAAAAATTTCGAGGATGTAGAGATCAATCGTGGCTGTGCCGCTCCATCGGCAGAGACGCTCTATTGGCCTTACGGCGTGTGTTGTTGGGGAGACAGTTTGATTGTGGCGGATACCGGGAACCGCCGCGTGTTGATCTGGTTCACTCCACCGACCCAGAACGGTCAGGCTGCTGATCTCGTGCTGGGTCAAACAGACTTTGCCGGAAAAGATGAAAACGCCGGTGGTGCGCCGTCAGCAAGGAGCATGCGGTGGCCGCATGGCATCGCTCGCTGGGGCAACAAACTGTGCGTGGCTGACGCCGGCAATAATCGCGTCATGATCTGGAACACGTTGCCCTCAACCTGCGGCGCTGAAAGCGACTGGATTTTAGGACAGACCGATGTCGCGCAGGTCGATCACAACGGTGGACAGTACTGGCCGCATGCTGGTTCCCTGAACATGCCCTATGGTATCGCCTCGGCAGGGGATTGGCTCGTCGTGAGCGACACCGCCAACTCTCGGCTCCTCGGCTGGCATGTCCGTGATCTGGGAACCGGTGCGCGGGCGCGGGCTTTGGCAGGCCAGCGCTCGTTCGAGATGAAAGGTGACAATCAGTGGGGGTTTCCTACACCCGATACGATCTGTTGGCCCTACGGCGTGTCTGTTTGCGAAGGGATGTTGGCGATCGCTGACAGTGGCAACAATCGAGTGGTGATCCGGCCGATGTGCGTTGAGGAGTTGGAATGA
- a CDS encoding NifU family protein encodes MAESNAILSTEQPTLASLLKSIESLEAIVQGWDESHRLTVEALRQAVDDLHKEAFARVIRGIKAEPAALEALKQVASDEVVYAVLRYLELVKPSLHERIEQALGSVRPLLQGHGGNVELVSVAPPDTVEIQLVGACDGCPSSGLTLTEGIEKAIREHCPEILTIKKVKGSLPASNGHGAAVSFISPFALRSDTGWHAAVTLEEIPDAGIKVLELNGQSLLFSRQDHRVTCFENACAHMGMPLDMGEVEQGVITCPYHGFRYDLSSGECLTAPEVQLVPRAVRVVGSTVEVKLKG; translated from the coding sequence ATGGCGGAGTCGAACGCGATTCTCTCGACAGAACAGCCGACGCTGGCCTCTTTGCTGAAGAGCATCGAGAGTCTTGAGGCTATCGTGCAAGGATGGGATGAGTCACACCGGCTGACCGTTGAGGCCCTGCGGCAGGCTGTCGACGATCTGCACAAGGAAGCCTTTGCGCGGGTGATTCGCGGGATCAAGGCTGAGCCAGCTGCTCTGGAGGCGTTGAAACAGGTCGCCAGCGATGAAGTGGTCTATGCCGTCCTCCGCTATCTGGAACTGGTGAAACCGTCGCTCCATGAGCGAATTGAGCAAGCCCTGGGCTCTGTTCGTCCGCTGCTTCAAGGACACGGCGGAAACGTCGAGCTGGTTTCGGTAGCCCCCCCCGATACCGTCGAGATTCAACTGGTTGGCGCGTGCGACGGATGTCCTTCCTCAGGGCTCACGCTGACGGAGGGAATTGAGAAAGCCATCCGTGAGCATTGCCCGGAAATCCTCACAATCAAGAAGGTCAAAGGCAGCCTCCCCGCCTCCAATGGCCATGGAGCCGCGGTGTCGTTCATCAGCCCGTTTGCGTTGAGAAGCGACACGGGCTGGCACGCGGCCGTAACGCTGGAAGAGATTCCTGACGCCGGCATCAAGGTGCTGGAACTGAATGGGCAATCACTGCTGTTCAGTCGACAGGATCATCGCGTGACTTGCTTTGAGAACGCCTGTGCGCACATGGGAATGCCGCTCGACATGGGTGAAGTTGAACAAGGCGTGATTACCTGCCCCTACCACGGATTTCGCTATGACTTGTCCTCAGGAGAATGCCTGACGGCTCCTGAAGTGCAGCTGGTTCCCCGAGCGGTACGTGTCGTGGGATCGACCGTGGAAGTGAAACTGAAAGGCTAG
- the hypF gene encoding carbamoyltransferase HypF, protein MSPVVSSHTSDHVAFSIRVHGLVQGVGFRPMVWRLARQHQIRGYVLNDGEGVRIVAIGPPDRILHFMTTLKEQPPILARIDEIISEPAAIEHIPPDFTIRESGSGDVSTGVVPDAATCPDCAQEILDPFARRYRYSFTNCTQCGPRLTIQEQIPYDRSGTTMNRFRMCPACAAEYEDPADRRFHAQPIACHTCGPRAWLERADGKPIAVDALSMMDAVDAACTLLQRGHLVAIKGLGGIQLACDATQEDSVSRLRRLKGREGKPFALMARDLQVIARYAGIDEQERALLESPAAPIVILKCRPDAEVAASVAPGVRTLGFMLPNTPLHHLLLRRMNRPIVLTSGNRADEPQWIDNDLAKAQLGAIAEYFLLHDRPIAQRVDDSVTKVIAGVPRVLRRSRGYAPAPILFPKGFDQAPRILAMGGELKNTFCLFSDNRAILSHHIGDLEDALTLADYRRALRQYGDLFAHTPDLIGVDCHPEYLSSKVGKALAADRSLPVCEVQHHHAHVAACMVENGIPIDHPAVLGIALDGLGYGDEGQLWGGEFMLADYRTAVRVGTFKPVRMLGGEQAVKEPWRNTYAHLMAELGWVRFAMNYAELDLYHFLAKKPRGVLDSMLARGINSPAASSCGRLFDAVAAAMGLCRDHASYEGQAAIELEQVVNQATLEEEDDALAYPFTIPYLDEAKLPYIEPLAMWQALLGDLILHTPRSVMAARFHKGLALAICAVVGKVTRVDEGERTIRHVVLSGGVFQNQALCELVTAKLQGMGFAVLAHRHVPSNDGGLSLGQAAIAAARALSHNR, encoded by the coding sequence ATGAGTCCGGTCGTGTCCTCCCATACGTCGGACCACGTGGCATTCTCGATTCGTGTGCACGGCCTTGTTCAAGGGGTCGGGTTCCGTCCGATGGTCTGGCGACTGGCACGACAGCATCAGATCCGAGGCTATGTCCTGAACGATGGAGAAGGCGTCAGGATTGTGGCGATTGGCCCACCGGACCGCATCCTGCACTTCATGACGACGCTGAAGGAGCAGCCGCCAATCCTCGCCCGGATCGATGAGATCATCTCTGAACCGGCTGCCATTGAGCACATTCCCCCGGATTTCACGATCCGGGAAAGCGGATCAGGAGACGTGTCAACCGGAGTCGTGCCGGACGCCGCGACCTGCCCTGACTGCGCACAGGAAATCCTCGACCCCTTCGCCCGGCGCTATCGGTATTCCTTTACCAACTGCACGCAGTGCGGGCCGCGACTGACGATTCAAGAACAGATTCCCTACGATCGCTCGGGCACGACCATGAATCGGTTTCGGATGTGCCCTGCCTGTGCGGCGGAATACGAGGATCCCGCCGACCGCCGGTTTCACGCGCAGCCGATTGCCTGCCACACATGCGGGCCGAGGGCCTGGTTGGAACGGGCCGATGGGAAGCCCATCGCGGTCGACGCGTTGTCGATGATGGATGCGGTTGACGCGGCCTGTACGCTTCTTCAGCGGGGGCACCTTGTGGCGATCAAGGGACTGGGCGGCATCCAGCTCGCCTGCGACGCCACCCAGGAAGACAGCGTGTCTCGACTTCGTCGATTGAAAGGTCGAGAAGGCAAACCCTTTGCGCTGATGGCCCGCGATCTTCAGGTTATCGCGCGATATGCGGGCATTGATGAACAGGAGCGCGCGCTGCTCGAGAGCCCGGCGGCGCCGATCGTGATCCTGAAATGTCGGCCCGATGCCGAGGTGGCGGCGAGCGTGGCACCGGGCGTGCGTACGTTGGGGTTCATGTTGCCCAATACTCCATTGCATCACCTTCTGCTGAGAAGAATGAATCGCCCGATCGTCCTGACGAGCGGGAATCGGGCCGATGAGCCTCAATGGATCGACAATGATTTAGCCAAGGCACAATTGGGCGCCATCGCGGAGTATTTTCTCCTCCATGATCGTCCCATCGCGCAACGGGTCGATGACTCTGTCACCAAAGTCATCGCGGGGGTTCCCCGTGTCCTCCGTCGTAGCCGCGGCTATGCCCCGGCGCCGATTCTGTTCCCAAAAGGATTTGATCAGGCCCCGCGCATCCTCGCGATGGGGGGCGAATTGAAGAACACCTTCTGTCTCTTCAGTGACAATCGTGCCATCCTCTCCCACCACATCGGAGACCTCGAGGATGCTTTGACGCTCGCCGATTATCGGAGAGCACTGCGGCAGTATGGAGACTTGTTCGCGCACACTCCGGATCTGATCGGAGTCGATTGCCATCCTGAGTACCTCTCAAGCAAAGTCGGGAAAGCCCTGGCTGCCGATCGATCGTTGCCGGTCTGCGAAGTCCAACATCATCATGCGCATGTCGCTGCCTGTATGGTCGAGAACGGAATTCCGATCGATCATCCAGCTGTATTAGGAATTGCGCTGGATGGCTTGGGATATGGGGATGAGGGACAGCTCTGGGGCGGCGAGTTCATGCTGGCTGACTATAGAACGGCCGTCCGGGTTGGAACCTTCAAGCCCGTGCGAATGCTCGGTGGAGAGCAAGCGGTCAAGGAGCCCTGGCGAAACACCTATGCGCATCTCATGGCGGAACTCGGGTGGGTTCGATTCGCCATGAACTATGCCGAACTAGACCTCTACCACTTTTTGGCCAAGAAACCGCGTGGCGTTCTGGACTCCATGCTGGCTCGCGGAATCAACAGCCCTGCGGCCAGTTCCTGTGGCCGTCTCTTCGATGCGGTGGCGGCGGCCATGGGATTGTGCCGCGACCACGCGAGTTACGAAGGGCAGGCAGCCATTGAATTGGAACAGGTGGTTAATCAGGCGACTTTGGAAGAGGAAGACGACGCCCTGGCCTATCCGTTCACGATCCCCTACCTCGACGAGGCGAAGCTGCCCTACATCGAACCGCTGGCCATGTGGCAAGCCCTGCTCGGCGACTTGATCCTGCACACGCCGCGTTCAGTCATGGCTGCCCGGTTTCATAAGGGACTGGCGTTGGCGATCTGCGCCGTGGTGGGCAAGGTCACCAGAGTCGACGAAGGGGAGCGGACGATTCGCCACGTCGTGTTATCCGGCGGAGTATTTCAGAACCAGGCGCTGTGTGAACTCGTGACAGCCAAATTGCAAGGGATGGGATTCGCGGTGCTCGCACATCGGCACGTTCCGTCAAACGACGGAGGGCTGTCGCTGGGCCAAGCTGCCATCGCCGCCGCGAGAGCGTTATCACACAATCGGTGA
- the hypE gene encoding hydrogenase expression/formation protein HypE, which translates to MREKRITLAHGSGGKAMRELVEQLFVTEFNNPLLAALEDQAVVPLDELQQQGTRLAFTTDSYVVNPLFFPGGSIGELAVHGTINDLAMSGARPLFLSCGMILEEGLSIDTLGEVVSRMKHAAREAGVVIVTGDTKVVERGAADKLFVNTAGIGVIRHDVAISATRARPGDVVITNGYIGDHGIAILLARNELALESSVESDTQPLHELVQEMVRVCPDIHCLRDATRGGIATVLNEFAASSNVGIHLSEAAIPVHETVRGACEILGLDPLYLANEGKLVAIVPREQADPIVEAMRTHPAGRDSAIIGEVKETPNGAVVMATAFGGTRVVDTLIGDQLPRIC; encoded by the coding sequence ATGCGCGAGAAGCGGATTACCCTCGCCCATGGGAGCGGGGGCAAGGCCATGCGAGAACTTGTCGAGCAGCTGTTTGTGACGGAGTTCAACAATCCGTTGTTGGCCGCGCTGGAAGATCAGGCGGTCGTCCCATTGGATGAATTGCAGCAGCAGGGAACAAGGCTGGCGTTCACCACGGACAGTTATGTCGTGAATCCCTTGTTCTTCCCAGGTGGCAGCATCGGTGAACTCGCCGTGCACGGCACTATCAACGATTTGGCGATGAGCGGGGCACGCCCCTTGTTTCTCTCCTGCGGGATGATTCTCGAAGAAGGGCTTTCGATCGACACGCTCGGTGAAGTGGTGAGCCGAATGAAGCACGCTGCGCGTGAAGCCGGGGTGGTCATTGTGACGGGCGATACGAAAGTGGTTGAACGGGGAGCCGCCGATAAGCTCTTCGTGAACACGGCCGGCATTGGTGTAATCAGACACGATGTCGCCATCTCCGCAACCCGCGCGCGTCCAGGGGACGTGGTAATTACGAACGGATACATTGGCGATCATGGAATCGCCATTCTCTTGGCTCGGAACGAGCTTGCCCTGGAGTCATCGGTGGAGAGCGACACGCAGCCCCTCCACGAACTGGTGCAAGAGATGGTGAGAGTCTGCCCGGATATCCATTGTCTGAGGGACGCCACGCGGGGCGGCATTGCAACCGTCCTGAACGAATTCGCTGCGTCGTCTAACGTCGGCATTCATCTGTCGGAGGCGGCGATCCCCGTCCACGAAACGGTGCGAGGCGCCTGCGAAATCCTTGGGTTGGATCCTCTGTATCTGGCCAACGAGGGAAAGTTGGTCGCGATCGTCCCGCGGGAACAGGCCGATCCCATCGTGGAAGCGATGCGCACTCATCCGGCTGGTCGGGACAGCGCGATTATCGGAGAAGTGAAAGAAACCCCGAATGGCGCGGTCGTCATGGCGACGGCCTTTGGCGGGACGCGCGTGGTGGATACGCTCATTGGCGATCAGTTGCCGCGGATTTGCTAA